The DNA window CCGCTCGGCCCGGGCATTAGCGAACGCAGACATGACCGTGTGATGTGGTAACGGGTGCGTGCGTGTGGTGTGTGACTGGCCTTCCCCTAGAGGCTAGCTAGGGCCGAGCGGCGCGGACGACGCAGGCGGCACCAGTCAGCTGACGCGAGTCTAGTTAGCAGAAGACATGTGCCTGGGAAATCCGACGCCGGGACGCCTTTTCGCTGGAAAGGCACTCTACCCTCGTCCTCTGCCACGCCCGCCCCGGTGGTGGCCGGGGGGGGCTTGGGACCTTGGGTTCGGCGGCGTGCCAGCCTCGCGTCGCACACGCGGGACCGGTGCCCatccgcgcggcgcggcgcgcggcacCGGATCGCCTGCGCATGACATGGCCAGGTGGTAAGCTGAGGCTTGTCTGATCTCACTACCTGCCTGCCATGGAAGTGAGATAGCACATGGGGCCTTTCGCAGTGTCCCATGTTTTGATCTCGACGGGACACTGGCCTTACCGCTGTTGGCACTCATGACACTCGAATGAACGGTCAGAACTTAAAACAATAACCCAGGCTGTTGGCACCTTTGCGGTCGTAGATTCGCAGATGCAAAATCTGGCCTCCTACATCGACCAGATCGACCTTTCTTTGCATCTTGTGACAAACAAAACCTGCACTGCACAGCTAGACATACGCAGCAACAGCACCCACATTGTCGAATACGGTACCAACAACCTCATGCTTCGGTTCAACATGGCGAAAAAAGTTCGAAAGTAAAATACAGGTTTAAGATGATGACCCAGAAAAGCTGATTTCAGGGTAACACATGGAGCCCGGTACCAGGTACATCAAAGAAAGCTGAAAAGAGCAGCTCACAGCCAAGTTTATTTGTCTTCTGGAGGCTCCTCCCTTAGTTCTCCATCTCCCAGCGACAGCAGCTCTGGTAGCTGTCAACGGTCTCCTGCGTGACATTAGGGCAGTCTGACAGATTCACTCTCCTAAGCTCGGGCAAGGATGATGTGGCCAAGATACGCAGAATATTGTCGGTGATCAAGGGGCACCCAATTAGATTAAGCTCCTCAAGGTGCTCAAATCCTGCAACCATGAGGCTCTCGATGTCGCCGTAGTTGATTTGTACACGATTTAAGCCCAGCTTGATCAGACAGGGGCAATGCGCTCTGAGAAACACCGTAAAGTTGCCTGAGATCTTTGGGCATTCATCCAGGATGAGTTCCTGCAGAGCTTCCACGGAGGATCGCGCTATAATGCAAACATGCATGTCTGTATCATGGCAGGACCGCAGTTCAATCTTTGCGATCCTATTGAGGTGCAGAATGCTGCTTAGAAGGCTTGCGATACCATGGTCATGAACAGGTGCTGGAGATCCAATGAGCCTAATCTCCTTCAGCCCACGGCAGGCTTTGttgacccatgacaagaagaggTACATAATTCTCTCACAGTGCTCCATTCTGATCACCTTCAGCTTCGGACACCACCAGGCAACAGCTCCATCAAGATGGAGTGGCGTCATTATGTCAAAATCTCATGAATCCAGAATTATTGATTCAATTGTTCCGCAGACCAAGGACATTACTTTCATTGCAGCTGCAGCTGTAAAAAAGTGGAACCTGGCAAGTTTGATGGTCTTAAGCTTCATGGGATTCATGGCATCACCCACCAGCCACATCAGGCCCCGGTCTGTCACTCCTCTGcagtcatcaatcaccaaatgCCGTAGCACTCGAAAGTGAATTCTAGCAAACTTAAGCATGCCCAGGTCCTGTAAACCTGGGCACTTCACCAGGATGAGACTAGAGAGCTGGCGAAACAAGCGAAAATGCCTATTGAGTGCTGATGATTGTCTTGCACCAATCCAATGTGACTCTCCAGCCATCATGCACTTGAGCTCAAGCTTGTCTAGATAAAGTTGGTTCATCAGTAAGGACAAGATGGCGTCTTCTCGAATTTGAGGACAGCTTCCCAGAGCAAGAGACTCAAGTCTCTTGGCATCCTGCACTAGGGCTCTTAGTGATGCCTCAGTGATGGACAAGCTCCTTTCGATACGGAGGGACTTTAAGTTTCTGCATTGCTTAGCAACCTGTGAAAGATCATCGTCACTGATTGAAGACTGTAAAATCATGAGATTTTCTAATGCAGGGCAGTTTGAAGCAATGATCCATGCAGCTTTGTTCGTGAGAGATAAGCAGTTGACGAGACAAACCGACTTCAGGTTACGGCATGCAGTGGTTACAAAACAAATAGCACTATCAGTGAGCTGAGGACCACCAGCAAAAACAGCCTCGCATGGTCCATTACGAAGATCAAGATCAGTCACTACATCCCTTGAGTGTATGCCAACAACAGCTGCCACAAGCTTGGCATCATCAACATCAGACAGGTGCAAGCAACGGTGAACAGCTTGATGAACACTGAAGGGGCTCCAAAAGTCTGGTCGCTGAGAGACCAATATGTCGGCCCATCTCCAACAGACAGAGGCGCATGATTCCCGATCTTTACAGTTTTCCAGATGTCTGAATATTTCAGCTATGCAAGCTTCTGGTAGCGTGTTTATCAAATCCTGTGGAAGAACTCTTGACTGATACATGGACGGACCTAGTGGTACCTTCTGACAAGATTGAAAAGCAGTTCCAAGACAGCTTGATTGCTTCATGTCTCCCACCCTACAAACAAATTAGATAAGATTTGGAGCCATGAAGAGATAATGAAACTGATCATGAACCGAGTTGGAAATAATTCTATAAAATATTAACATGTAAAGAACTCATCCAAACCAAGTAATATACATCTATTGTACTGCAATATATTTCTTTATTAATACAAATGCATCATGAAAGATaaccaaaagaaatccacaagGTAAATTCCAACCCCTAGAACACAGTTTAACAATCCTAAGAAGGTAATTTTATGTTTGCATAAGTAGCATGTACATCTAATGCAAATGTATAGATTTTATTTTGTGTGTGCTAGTTACTATACAAATAAAACAAATTATGGATGTCATAAGTTGTATTTTACAAGCATATTATAGCAAGCAGAATTAACTTGACAATATTATGGAAGATGATTTCAATGTTATTTTCAACTGCCCAGTATAGAAGTTGTTTACATATAGTGATCAAAGTTTGGAAACTTCAATTGTGTAAATCCATCTTGTAGTGATACATAATgtgaacattacatttcaagaAACAATTTGGGAATTTATATCTTATTATAAAATTAACAAAATTGTAATCTAAGGCAAGTTTGCTGCTTTTGACCATGAATCTTTGGCAGGCAACCTCTTTGTAAAAAGAGCTAGGCAGGAGGCAAAGTACATAGTGGTGGATCCAGGATTTTGGAGTTTGGTATTCTCAAGCCAAAAAGGAAAGTATTCAATCCAAATATATGAAAAGTTCGCAATAACATGCCTGTTATGCTGTTTCTCTGAGGGTTGGGGGGATCGTCACCTCCTGTCTTCTGGCTGTTTCACCGAGGCTTGCCCGGTGCCCAATTGCTGCCGCCTGCCGCGCACCTGCCTTGCGCCCTTGCTGGCCTGCCGCGCGTGCAACCCACCAACAGGGCTGGTGCCGCTGCCTGCCAGCGCTTGGTGGTCACCACCAGCATTCTGTGTGGCCTTGTCTAGGACTCTAGGGTTTCCACTTGGGCGATTcaggggagaaaggaaggggaCTATGCACAAGAGTCTACACAAGGAGAGGAGGAAAAACTGGAATACCGAGTCTCAGATCTGGGCAGAAAGATGAGAGCTGGGCGAATGGTGTAAATAACTGAAGAGGAGTGACGGAGAGGTGAGCCATATCGCATGGCTCACCATGCACCTGGTCACACAACATGTCTTGGTGCAGGGACGCGCATGGCTGGGCCAGCATGCAGTGGAGAACAAACCGGCGGAagccgcggcggcggctagaGGCTGGAGGATAAGTGGCAGCATGTGGAAAGTGGAAAAGTGAAATCCTAAAGGGCTTAAAAACGGGACAGGTCATGTGCACGACCGTGCCCAGGCCAAACAAGACCGAGTACACAGCCATCCCGTTTGATTGGCCGATCAGACCCTAAACTATGCAGAAGTTAAAATAGGTTAAACCCCTTAAACATCGGCCCTCATATTCTACTGGCATATGTAGCATCTCATGAATACGCAAGTATCACAACTAGTCGCCACCCATTTCAGCCATCTTCAAATTGTTCCCTCCTCCATGGAATCTGACTTCTTCTGGAAATATGCCGCCACCGTCTCAATGCAACCCACATTTTCCTTCCAAGAGTGTGCTCTCCCTCACTCATCTGCTTGACCCTAAGCGAGAGCAAACTGGGAAAGCGTTTCTTCAGCACAATGTAGTCTTTCCAGGTAGCCATGGTTGCTTTGCTTGCAAGGATTGCCATCTCAGCAGGATTGAAAGGTAACTGAATTTCCTTTCTTAAGTATGTGGCAATCCAGTATTTCTTCAGGAAAATTATAACTTGCTCCAGTTCTTGTACAGCAGGGACATCAGCAAAGACCAGTGGAAAACCTGGAACACAGGATGCTTCAATTCAACTGAAACACATGAAAGACCAGGTGGCTGAGATTAGTGTTTTGTGAATCCAGTTTGCAAGCTGCAGTGCAATGCATTCTAATGTGGTGAAGGGGCCAATGCACTAGAATGCCAAACTGGGGGATGGATGGTGGCCAACCAAGGATTGAGCATAAGGGTAAAGCTTGAGACAAAACCTTCCCTCAATCTTGGAAGTGACGCTCAGACCTTGCTTTGGCCCCTGAACAACTGTTCCTTCAAGTCTGGAAACTGCTTTCGTTCGTGTAGCATTTCAGCAGAGCATTTGTGCGTGTTTCAGAAAGAAAATAGGAACAGTCCGTTGTGTCACCACACAATGCCTTGAAAGGTGAACTCCTAAGTGCAGCGTGAAATGAAGTGTTGCAgcaaaactaagctaaagccAACATCTGTTCTGGGGGTGAATCATGACCAATGCAGCACAAGGAATCACTGATTTACGAGCGCAGTATGGCTATTGACAAAGGGGCGGTAAGCAGTACTGAGCTGCAGTTTAGAGTCAAGGAACTTGAACAATTCAGTCCACAAAGCACTGATAAAGATCTTACCTCTATCAGTTGGGCACTCCCTGCAGTTTGATAATATTATTCAGAAACAGCTTGGCTACTTGTGGGGCAGGGGAATGGATGCTTCAGTGAAAGAGAGAGTGCATATTTAGCAAACCCTTGTGTCCCAGCTTCGATTGGACCGATTCTGTGGTGCAGTATGATAGTGAATGCTAGAAATCAGAGAGAATTTGTGTCATGATGAAGAACAGCAAAAGGTAAAGGAGAGAGCAGGcttggggaggaagaagagatcATCTTTGTTTGATAGTTATCCCATAGTAGAGGGCACACAGTTGCAGAGCAAAAAGGATAAGATGTCCATACAGTAAATTGCAATTTTACAAAGAAATTGTAGTGTAAGGACATGTATCTTGAACACCTTGTAATTCAAGATACAACTATACTCTGGATTTGTCATCTTAGACATACAACAGAAGAACAACAAAGAGACAAAATCCAGCCTAAGCTGATATCCTCTTGCATTTCTATTGACGGGCACAGAGAAGATCATCAACATCTGAATGAATAAACAATTAATTTATTTTCCGATTTTCAGCACGCAGAACAGAATACACCAACTGAATGATGGAAAAGAAACATATTTCACTTCATCCATAACTGCATTAGCCAAAGTTGAATCAGTTCGACAGTACATATCTGACACCACGTAATTCGAGAAACAACCAAGTAAAAACACACGCCCGTGCAGGCGCGCAGCTAATTGGAAACGGAGAGGTAGCAGTAACTGTAGCCGTAAACCCTAGTACCCTCGCGAcccgaggggggggggggtatagtGAGTGCCCCCTCTCAGATGAGCTTGAAGGGGAGGGGCCAGGGTGTGGAGCGGGGCACCTCGATGCGGTCCTTGATGCGCTCGATCTTCTTCTCCCGCTTGGGCCGCGCGTTGCCGTAGGAGCCCTTGAACCGCTTCCCgcgcttggtcttcttgtcccCGCGCCCGCACGTCACCGCCTCAGCCTCCGCCGCagtcgccaccgccgccgggaCGGGGATGGGAGGGCGCGCTGGCGCCAGGCGCCGGatgaacgccgccgccgccaaccgcATCGCCATGCCGCAAGCTTGGAGCCcgcacgcccgccgccgccgccgccgctggatcGCCCGCTTGTCGAACCGTGAAGGAGGTGGAGTCAGTGGAAGCGAGCAGCTGGGATGCAAGGCCCAAGACAAATTTACCAAAGCCCATTCGGAACAAATTAAGGAAAGCCCAGTTACTTCCTCTCGGTCCAATAGAAGCCCGCTCTCGTCGTCCTGTCTCggccccacccccccccccccaccccccaaaCCACCCCCCGGATCGCCAGAACCGGCCGCCGGTGATTTCCCCGGGTCTTTTTCACAGAAACTTGTGTGCCAACTCTTTCGAGGCAATCGTCCACAGACCACAGGTAGCATCTGAATGCTCCTTCAGTCCTTCTTGCCCATCTATCATTTTTTGCGTCCGATATCCGGTGGCCGTCGCTTTCGTGGTTGTTGAATCGGAACGTTCCGATCGTGGTCCGGCCACCCGGTGGAGCACATCGGCGCGGCGTCCTGCCGGCCGTCGTCTTCCGCATGAAGTGAGAACGAGGACAAGGCCGTCGAGCGTCGCCACAAGAACGCAGCCTTGCTGTGCCGTCTGTTCATGTGGTTCAGGGGGACTCGTGTGCACGAGTGATGCTGATCGCGTTCTCATCAGTTTGGCGTGGCCTCAACCACGCAAGCAAAAAAAACTCAGGAAGgctatttttttttttggaaactaCTACACGGCGTTTGCAGGCTTGCAGCTGTGAGCCTGTGAGTGTGACGTGTGAGTTGCTCTCACCTTCCAAGCACGGGGCACGCCGGCGATGAGATGGCTCTTGCCGACGGCAGCCCATGCACCCGGTGCACGGAGGCGCGACGCTGGCCGCGGCCGGAAGGCAGGCAGGTGGAAAAGAAAAGGCATGGAAGACGGCGGCCATTGGCGGCAGAGCAGCCAAGCAATTGATTCGGAGCCAACACCCCCAAAATCCCGCTGCTTTTCCATTCTGTGGCGGACGCCTCTCGCGGGCCCACCCCCGCCTAAATCCCCATATCCAAAACCCAACTAACTCCCACCTAGCCATCCACTCCTGGCGCAAGCAACGGATCTCTGGGCCCCGCTAGATCTAACCCCACGTGTCGGCGATAGTAATGATGGTATATCTGTAGCTGAAGCAGCCCTGGAGTATCAAATGGTTTTGGGGCCCACCTCGACTTCCGAGTGACCTGGTCCCGGTTCATAGACGCACCCACACAAGTCTCTCGTCGCCTGCTGCGGCTCCGCTGGTTGGTGCATAGACCAGGTCTAGGAGAGTCTCGAAGTACGATGGCTCCAGAAGCGTGGGGCCCAGCACCGTGGCAGGGCAGCCCTCgacgcaccaccaccaccacatcCAAAtggccccaccaccaccacagtCCACAGCCTTCCGCCGTGTCGTCCTCGCAGGCTCGCGCAGTCGCTGCCACATCTCTCCTCGTGCAAACTCCTGTGTGGCTGGCTTCTGCTGGGCTGCCGCCTCCTCGTCCGCATCTCTCCCCGCCGTTGCCGTCGTCCGCCGCGGCCGCAGCGCTGGGAGGGGATCGCCGGGCAGCGGCGCgaggcgggggaggaggagccgCGGTTTCGTCGCCCGGATGGCGGCGGGGCGATGACGCGGGCGGCGGGAGCAGGGTGTTGGGATGCGGACGATCTGCGATGTGTGCGAGGGCGCGCCGGCGGTGCTCTTCTGCGCGGCCGACGAGGCCGCGCTCTGCCGGGCCTGCGACGAGAAGGTGATCTCCGCTCCCCGCTCCCCTCTTGTCCGTTGGTGAGCTGTTCGCCCCTCTCGGAGATCGGACGAGAGTGCTGCTCCATTGGAGTGGCACACGGCGCGATGGTTGGTGTAATCGGTCGGTTGGGCACTGAGATCTCGAGGATTTGGTACTTGACTGCGAGATCGCGTGGTGG is part of the Panicum hallii strain FIL2 chromosome 2, PHallii_v3.1, whole genome shotgun sequence genome and encodes:
- the LOC112882643 gene encoding EIN3-binding F-box protein 1-like; amino-acid sequence: MKQSSCLGTAFQSCQKVPLGPSMYQSRVLPQDLINTLPEACIAEIFRHLENCKDRESCASVCWRWADILVSQRPDFWSPFSVHQAVHRCLHLSDVDDAKLVAAVVGIHSRDVVTDLDLRNGPCEAVFAGGPQLTDSAICFVTTACRNLKSVCLVNCLSLTNKAAWIIASNCPALENLMILQSSISDDDLSQVAKQCRNLKSLRIERSLSITEASLRALVQDAKRLESLALGSCPQIREDAILSLLMNQLYLDKLELKCMMAGESHWIGARQSSALNRHFRLFRQLSSLILVKCPGLQDLGMLKFARIHFRVLRHLVIDDCRGVTDRGLMWLVGDAMNPMKLKTIKLARFHFFTAAAAMKVMSLVCGTIESIILDS
- the LOC112882172 gene encoding 30S ribosomal protein S31, mitochondrial, with amino-acid sequence MAMRLAAAAFIRRLAPARPPIPVPAAVATAAEAEAVTCGRGDKKTKRGKRFKGSYGNARPKREKKIERIKDRIEVPRSTPWPLPFKLI